One Calditrichia bacterium DNA window includes the following coding sequences:
- a CDS encoding lipopolysaccharide biosynthesis protein, producing the protein MSKEDYGRKGKEAFYWVVFAEAAEFFLRFGSSIILARILFPDDFGLMGLASIAIQFSRRLTQFGLTSVLVQIKDIKDDHYHTVFWTNMLTMSFVSAVVFFGAPHYAEFFGKPVLIPILWVIAIDFVLQAFSAVPTAILRRNLRFKELAFSHTISKIATIVVAIGLAVMGYGVWALVWGEVAGSLASRSSAIRYALRFSDWKPKFRYKKWALKDTFSFGLWMYVNAYVTYGINKVDYFFIGKFLGATALGFYERAFDLMSMPRKRLVRKMNTVAYSTYSRLQDDSDRLIRGLLQVTRHLSVVTYPLMIWLFFASPSLIVNLYGEKWMETIIPLQIMCISGLIDSFTLIFQPLLKATGYIGNNTRRDILYLAILTLGVLGGIFYFGTIAGVAIGIVFASVIRLLLTMSLTAKKLPLNVWHFFGAQRSAIVYGGIQIALLWALKIFVEPLLGETSLIMFALISVLSMIALFGSHYVIRFQDIDEIITDLTKDLRKTARKIPVIKNLPFVKNKSKKPVKPTPDIEAPAKTVEPPLSAESANLTDNRN; encoded by the coding sequence TTGTCAAAAGAAGATTATGGCAGAAAAGGCAAGGAAGCTTTCTATTGGGTCGTGTTTGCCGAAGCCGCAGAATTTTTTCTGCGTTTTGGCAGCAGTATTATTTTAGCCCGGATTCTCTTCCCTGATGATTTTGGGTTGATGGGGCTGGCTTCCATTGCCATTCAGTTTTCCCGACGGTTGACCCAATTTGGTTTAACCTCTGTTTTGGTTCAGATAAAAGATATCAAGGATGACCACTACCACACGGTTTTTTGGACGAACATGCTTACCATGTCTTTTGTGTCGGCAGTGGTGTTTTTTGGTGCGCCACACTACGCGGAATTCTTTGGAAAGCCCGTACTAATACCCATATTATGGGTAATAGCGATCGATTTTGTTTTACAGGCTTTTTCGGCGGTTCCGACGGCAATTTTGCGGCGCAATTTGCGATTTAAGGAGTTGGCATTTTCGCATACGATCAGCAAAATTGCAACTATTGTGGTTGCAATTGGCTTGGCAGTAATGGGTTACGGTGTTTGGGCGTTGGTATGGGGCGAAGTTGCGGGAAGTCTTGCCAGTCGCTCTTCTGCAATTCGTTATGCGCTGCGTTTTTCGGATTGGAAACCTAAATTCCGATACAAAAAATGGGCACTCAAAGATACGTTTTCATTCGGATTATGGATGTATGTAAATGCATATGTTACTTACGGCATCAATAAAGTAGACTACTTTTTCATCGGGAAATTTTTGGGTGCAACTGCACTCGGTTTTTATGAACGCGCTTTTGACCTGATGAGTATGCCGCGCAAACGGCTCGTTCGCAAAATGAATACCGTTGCATATTCCACTTATTCACGATTGCAGGATGATAGCGATCGCCTGATTCGCGGATTATTGCAGGTTACCCGGCATCTATCGGTCGTAACCTATCCGCTGATGATCTGGTTGTTTTTTGCATCCCCATCGTTGATCGTAAATCTTTACGGTGAAAAATGGATGGAAACCATAATACCGCTGCAAATTATGTGTATTTCCGGACTAATTGATTCTTTTACCCTCATTTTTCAACCATTGTTAAAAGCCACCGGCTATATTGGGAATAATACCCGCAGAGATATTTTATATTTAGCGATATTAACACTCGGTGTTTTGGGTGGCATTTTTTATTTTGGAACGATTGCAGGTGTTGCAATCGGTATCGTCTTTGCCTCCGTTATCCGCTTGTTGCTCACGATGAGCCTCACCGCTAAAAAATTACCGCTGAATGTCTGGCATTTTTTTGGTGCGCAGCGCTCCGCCATTGTTTACGGAGGAATTCAGATTGCATTGTTGTGGGCATTGAAAATATTTGTTGAACCGCTTTTAGGTGAAACCAGTCTCATAATGTTTGCCCTGATCAGCGTGTTGTCAATGATTGCGCTGTTCGGATCGCATTATGTGATCCGTTTTCAGGATATTGACGAAATCATTACAGACCTGACCAAAGATTTGCGAAAAACCGCCCGCAAAATCCCGGTAATTAAAAACTTGCCATTTGTAAAAAATAAATCGAAAAAACCGGTGAAACCGACACCGGATATCGAAGCGCCGGCAAAAACAGTTGAACCACCGCTTTCTGCAGAAAGCGCAAACCTGACGGATAACCGCAATTGA
- a CDS encoding ATP-grasp domain-containing protein yields the protein MMQKSYKVLVLGVDDRSALTVIRSLGRKGIVVHQGTDANDSVASYSKYVKRVIEFPKVGQEPDLWLQKLEKLLRSESYDLVIPTADNYLVQIVHNREKLEKWAKLAIPDDRGFEYTYKKSKTLELAESLGVPIPKSFEVVDIKQLDAICEAFHFPVIVKPVSSKVWQQNIRHALDVELAKDRSDLEKKLVRLLPICPVLIQSFHKGVGIGQEFLMDSGEMVAAFQHERVHEPLGGGGSSYRKSAPLDQELLKHSLNLLQNLRWTGVAMVEYKQDQETGESVLMEINGRFWGSLPLAIAAGVDFPGLLFDMLVKGKKPVENKYRYHLYARNPVKDLDWLKENIRADKKDPFKITVPMPKVVAEIRHIALLRERWDTIVLDDPKPGVRQLSKYFGENLRGAREKIQHKLLELNYRFNPFHRKNAENRFAKLVKKQPFIAFVCKGNICRSPFADYYLRAKLNGKADTIRIDSYGLIERVDRPSPDNAVEAAQDYGIDMRPHRSKLLTPEVVQQAGAVFIMDIELYRRVLLTFPESRNKLFFLGSFRKNAPSLEIIDPYGGDINRFQKIYRQISEAVENLLPITQK from the coding sequence ATGATGCAAAAATCTTACAAAGTGCTGGTTCTGGGTGTTGACGATCGCAGTGCTCTAACGGTAATTCGCTCGCTCGGACGAAAAGGCATCGTTGTTCATCAGGGAACAGACGCAAACGACTCGGTTGCAAGCTATTCCAAATATGTGAAACGTGTGATTGAATTTCCGAAAGTAGGGCAGGAACCGGATTTGTGGTTGCAAAAGTTGGAGAAATTGTTGCGCTCCGAGTCCTACGATTTAGTTATTCCAACTGCCGATAACTATCTGGTTCAAATAGTTCACAACCGGGAAAAACTGGAAAAATGGGCAAAATTAGCCATTCCCGATGACCGTGGTTTTGAATACACCTACAAAAAAAGTAAGACGCTGGAGTTGGCGGAAAGCTTGGGCGTGCCGATTCCAAAAAGTTTTGAAGTTGTTGATATTAAACAACTTGATGCAATTTGCGAAGCCTTCCATTTTCCGGTGATTGTTAAACCGGTTTCCTCAAAAGTGTGGCAACAAAACATCCGGCATGCGCTGGATGTGGAGTTGGCAAAAGATCGCAGCGATCTCGAAAAAAAGCTGGTGCGATTGCTACCGATTTGTCCGGTGCTCATCCAATCATTCCACAAAGGGGTTGGCATCGGGCAGGAATTTTTGATGGATAGCGGCGAAATGGTTGCAGCTTTTCAACATGAGCGTGTTCACGAACCGCTGGGCGGTGGCGGCAGCAGCTATCGCAAAAGCGCACCGCTGGATCAGGAATTGCTGAAACACTCGCTCAATTTGTTGCAAAACTTGCGCTGGACCGGCGTTGCAATGGTGGAATACAAACAGGATCAGGAAACCGGCGAAAGTGTTTTAATGGAAATTAACGGGCGATTTTGGGGATCGTTGCCGCTGGCGATTGCCGCTGGTGTCGATTTTCCGGGATTGCTGTTTGATATGCTGGTTAAGGGCAAAAAGCCGGTGGAAAACAAATATCGTTATCATTTGTATGCCCGAAATCCAGTGAAAGACCTGGACTGGTTGAAAGAAAATATTCGAGCAGATAAAAAAGATCCGTTTAAAATTACCGTGCCAATGCCCAAAGTTGTTGCAGAAATCCGGCATATCGCGTTGTTACGTGAGCGTTGGGATACGATTGTGTTGGATGATCCAAAACCCGGCGTTCGCCAATTGAGCAAATATTTTGGCGAAAATTTACGCGGCGCACGTGAAAAAATTCAGCATAAATTGTTGGAATTGAATTACCGCTTTAATCCGTTTCACCGGAAAAATGCTGAAAATCGTTTTGCTAAATTGGTTAAAAAACAACCCTTTATCGCATTCGTTTGCAAAGGCAATATTTGCCGGAGCCCGTTTGCAGATTATTATTTGCGTGCTAAATTAAATGGGAAAGCCGACACTATTCGCATCGATTCTTACGGATTGATCGAACGGGTCGATCGCCCCAGCCCGGATAATGCGGTCGAAGCCGCACAGGATTACGGCATCGATATGCGCCCGCATCGTTCAAAATTACTCACGCCTGAAGTGGTTCAGCAAGCCGGTGCTGTTTTTATCATGGATATCGAGCTGTATCGGCGGGTGTTGCTAACGTTTCCTGAATCCAGAAATAAGCTGTTCTTTTTGGGATCGTTTCGCAAAAATGCACCATCTCTGGAAATTATTGATCCGTATGGCGGCGATATCAACCGGTTCCAGAAAATCTACCGGCAGATTTCAGAAGCAGTCGAAAATTTGTTGCCAATAACTCAGAAGTGA
- a CDS encoding glycosyltransferase, translating into MNRLLILTTNFPPSKSIGTQRILRICKFLDRNRWKISVLTLKEKYYPEYNGDDSLPEFMQDVSVTRTGKLDVVHHLLNVRENIKKTDSGEDSAAEKPQKTANPVANGKANGAVANGVSLQDIGYKPAEKLAKRSKWQVLKDFFTDILQFPDKNMTWLPLAIWRGFWLIKKQKIDVIFSSSPPHSLHLMSAILKKLTGARLVIDFRDPWARSPWHDEERDANSFEKWKHDKIVAFERWVVRQADQVVLITQEMYNDYVAHYSDLPKSKFRLFNNGFDPENLIQFDGSEAETPRTRDKIRFIHAGSLYKHRDPSPILLAVKNLVDNEIIDRSKVEFIFLGAVTDHQKHTKALSEDLGLADVVSFISKVSYQKSLEYMANSDVLILLQPVTKLQLPGKFYDYICWDKPILAIAEEGSATKNVVVDRFGVFANFNEIEDIEKGIVFLFDNPDYLVESIRENRQFFNMANAIKTFDNILESR; encoded by the coding sequence ATGAACCGATTACTCATATTAACCACAAATTTTCCACCATCGAAATCCATCGGGACACAGCGGATTTTGCGGATTTGCAAATTTCTGGATCGCAATCGCTGGAAAATTTCGGTGCTCACGTTAAAAGAAAAGTATTATCCGGAATACAATGGCGACGATTCTCTGCCGGAATTTATGCAGGATGTTTCCGTCACACGAACCGGGAAACTCGATGTTGTCCACCATTTATTGAATGTTCGTGAGAATATCAAAAAAACAGATAGCGGTGAAGATTCCGCCGCTGAAAAACCGCAAAAAACAGCAAATCCCGTTGCAAATGGGAAAGCAAACGGTGCTGTTGCCAATGGCGTTTCGTTGCAGGATATTGGGTACAAACCTGCAGAAAAATTGGCAAAGCGCAGCAAATGGCAAGTCCTGAAAGATTTTTTTACCGATATATTGCAATTTCCGGACAAAAATATGACCTGGCTGCCGTTGGCGATTTGGCGTGGATTTTGGTTGATTAAAAAGCAAAAAATCGATGTCATATTTTCCAGTTCACCGCCGCACAGTCTGCATTTGATGTCCGCAATTCTCAAAAAACTGACCGGTGCGCGATTGGTGATCGATTTTCGCGATCCGTGGGCACGCTCACCGTGGCACGATGAAGAGCGCGATGCCAACAGTTTTGAAAAATGGAAACATGATAAAATTGTTGCTTTCGAGCGGTGGGTAGTTCGGCAAGCCGATCAGGTTGTGCTGATTACACAGGAAATGTATAACGACTATGTCGCGCATTACAGCGATTTGCCAAAAAGCAAGTTCCGCCTGTTCAACAATGGATTTGATCCGGAGAACCTCATTCAGTTTGATGGCAGCGAAGCTGAAACGCCACGTACCCGCGATAAAATTCGGTTTATTCACGCCGGATCGTTATACAAACATCGCGATCCCAGTCCGATTTTATTGGCTGTAAAAAATCTGGTCGATAACGAAATCATCGATCGCAGCAAGGTGGAATTCATTTTTCTTGGTGCGGTAACCGACCACCAAAAGCACACAAAAGCGCTTTCCGAAGATTTGGGATTGGCGGATGTTGTCAGTTTTATCTCAAAAGTAAGTTATCAAAAAAGCCTTGAATATATGGCAAACAGCGACGTGCTGATTCTGTTACAACCAGTCACCAAATTGCAATTGCCCGGCAAATTCTACGATTACATTTGTTGGGATAAGCCCATTCTTGCAATTGCAGAAGAGGGGAGCGCCACCAAAAATGTGGTTGTTGACCGGTTTGGGGTGTTTGCAAATTTCAACGAAATCGAAGATATCGAAAAAGGCATCGTGTTTTTGTTTGACAACCCGGATTATCTGGTTGAAAGCATCCGCGAAAACCGCCAGTTTTTTAACATGGCAAACGCCATCAAAACGTTCGATAATATTTTGGAGTCACGATAA
- a CDS encoding O-antigen ligase family protein, giving the protein MKPDLKILIWVCFIILNMFVVSYMFALFPDASFEKTMDVVNKLMLFYLLVSLMRTQQDYRILMWVIIVCVSHMGFIAWDVGSNRDIGVIAPNATEENALSAHVMAMLPFFGIYFLLSNRWQKIFILLAVPFCLNLIILANSRATVVGLMAIGMFSVLLMRGKYRMLVVVGIIGATALFLNLTNESFSERQHTDVSDNSAQSRLWIWGGAFEMWKEHPMGVGDGGFEELSMSYIPEINSPKSQHNTFVAIFTDWGLLGLLLYLGLLTHAFMITVQVKRLSKWRPELRWYYLNTTAIQLSLIGISAAGVFHSRQYAEVVYWLIAFAIAQKRLVQNEIAEIDLEESGETSEAELIPISENGNGLPIGQRQGMG; this is encoded by the coding sequence GTGAAACCCGATCTGAAAATACTGATTTGGGTTTGTTTTATCATTCTGAACATGTTTGTTGTATCGTACATGTTCGCATTGTTTCCAGATGCCAGTTTCGAAAAGACCATGGATGTGGTTAACAAGCTTATGCTGTTTTATCTGCTGGTCAGCCTTATGCGCACCCAACAGGACTACCGCATTTTAATGTGGGTGATCATTGTTTGTGTGTCACATATGGGATTTATAGCATGGGATGTCGGGTCCAACCGTGATATCGGTGTCATCGCGCCAAATGCTACGGAAGAAAACGCGCTGTCTGCACATGTGATGGCAATGCTGCCCTTTTTTGGCATTTATTTTTTGTTAAGTAACCGCTGGCAAAAAATTTTCATTTTATTGGCGGTGCCATTTTGTTTGAACCTGATTATTCTGGCAAATAGCCGCGCAACGGTTGTGGGTTTAATGGCTATCGGAATGTTTTCTGTTTTGCTGATGCGCGGTAAATATAGAATGCTTGTTGTTGTCGGAATAATTGGTGCAACGGCGCTATTTTTAAATTTGACGAACGAATCATTTTCGGAAAGACAACATACGGATGTCAGCGATAATTCTGCCCAAAGTCGTCTGTGGATTTGGGGTGGCGCATTCGAAATGTGGAAAGAGCACCCGATGGGCGTTGGCGACGGCGGATTTGAAGAGCTTTCCATGTCATATATTCCGGAAATCAACTCTCCAAAATCGCAGCACAATACGTTTGTCGCAATTTTTACAGATTGGGGTTTACTTGGGCTATTACTTTATTTAGGCCTGTTAACCCATGCGTTTATGATCACGGTGCAAGTGAAGCGCTTATCAAAATGGCGACCTGAATTGCGATGGTATTATTTGAACACAACCGCAATTCAATTGTCATTAATCGGGATATCTGCCGCGGGAGTATTCCACAGCAGGCAGTATGCCGAAGTCGTATATTGGTTGATTGCGTTTGCTATTGCGCAAAAGCGGTTAGTACAAAATGAAATTGCAGAAATTGACCTCGAAGAATCCGGAGAAACTTCCGAAGCGGAATTAATACCGATTTCTGAGAATGGTAATGGATTACCAATTGGGCAACGTCAGGGGATGGGATGA
- a CDS encoding FemAB family PEP-CTERM system-associated protein produces the protein MEIKAFLEAPDGWDRFVNEHKNGKIYHSTVWNDMVKTTFGHQIYYITLTENQKITGVLPLTDFKSLLFGRLAVSQPFVNYGGPLLSNDDQIEPLMQFLESFRVEKGFKSIEIRQGEALNTGKPCKQHKVTFFLDLPADPDELFNGFKAKLRSQIRRPMKDEMTGKTGGLELLDEFYKVFTINMRDLGTPPLPRRFFENILKTFPEEAFIGVVYAANGDAAAASFLIKYGDIMEIPWASSLREYNRSSPNMLLYWESLKLSIEKGCKRFDYGRCTPDSGTYRFKKQWGAEESPLYWYYILPEKEELPEMNPDNSKFDMFIKIWQKMPLSFTNSVGPLVIKHIP, from the coding sequence ATGGAAATTAAAGCATTTTTAGAAGCACCCGATGGTTGGGATCGCTTTGTAAACGAACACAAAAACGGAAAAATATACCACTCCACGGTTTGGAACGACATGGTCAAAACTACTTTTGGCCACCAGATTTACTATATAACCCTTACTGAAAATCAAAAAATTACCGGCGTTTTGCCGTTGACCGATTTTAAATCGTTGCTTTTCGGGCGCTTGGCGGTATCGCAACCATTTGTCAATTATGGCGGTCCACTGTTGAGCAACGATGACCAGATCGAACCGTTAATGCAATTTCTGGAATCATTCCGGGTTGAAAAAGGATTTAAATCTATCGAAATCCGGCAGGGTGAAGCTTTAAATACCGGCAAGCCTTGCAAACAACATAAAGTGACGTTTTTTCTGGATTTACCGGCTGATCCGGATGAGCTGTTCAACGGATTTAAAGCCAAATTACGCAGTCAGATCCGTCGTCCGATGAAAGATGAGATGACCGGAAAAACCGGTGGACTGGAACTTCTGGACGAATTTTACAAGGTATTCACCATAAATATGCGGGATTTGGGCACACCGCCGCTACCGCGTCGGTTTTTTGAAAATATTCTCAAAACTTTTCCGGAGGAGGCGTTTATTGGTGTGGTTTATGCCGCCAATGGCGATGCCGCGGCAGCCTCTTTTTTGATAAAATATGGCGATATCATGGAAATTCCCTGGGCGTCATCGTTGCGGGAATATAATCGCTCCAGCCCGAACATGCTGCTGTATTGGGAATCCCTGAAACTAAGTATCGAAAAAGGCTGCAAACGGTTTGACTATGGGCGTTGCACACCAGATTCCGGAACCTATCGCTTCAAAAAACAATGGGGTGCCGAGGAATCACCGTTGTACTGGTATTATATTTTGCCGGAAAAAGAGGAACTGCCGGAAATGAATCCGGACAACAGCAAGTTTGATATGTTCATAAAAATTTGGCAAAAAATGCCGCTTTCTTTCACCAACTCGGTTGGACCGTTGGTGATCAAACATATTCCATAA
- a CDS encoding SDR family NAD(P)-dependent oxidoreductase: MTYFVTGAAGFIGSKVAEKLLDRGEKVVGIDNMNDYYDVRVKQWRLQHLQKNSRFQFVQGDIGDLELLKNIFNEHQFDAVFNLAARAGVRASVADPWVYYQTNVTGTLNLLECCRQKGIRKFILASTSSVYGETETPFNVGNKTDTPLSPYAASKKGAEALCYSYHYLYKIDVSIPRYFTVYGPAGRPDMSYFKFLLKIDRGLPIDIYGDGKQKRDFTFVDDVAEATVRCLDLSGYNIFNVGNDRPVELHQMITLLEKLMGKSANKNYMDRHPADNPVTWANLDQTLQLLNWRPQVPLEDGLKKVCDWFAENKVWLREIDLTD; encoded by the coding sequence ATGACTTATTTTGTAACAGGTGCAGCAGGGTTTATCGGTTCCAAAGTCGCAGAAAAACTGCTCGATCGCGGCGAAAAAGTTGTTGGCATTGATAATATGAACGATTATTACGATGTTCGTGTTAAACAATGGCGGCTGCAACATTTACAAAAAAACAGTCGCTTCCAATTTGTTCAGGGTGATATTGGCGATCTTGAACTGCTCAAAAATATCTTTAATGAACATCAATTTGATGCAGTTTTTAATCTCGCAGCCCGCGCAGGCGTCCGTGCCAGCGTTGCAGATCCGTGGGTGTATTACCAAACAAATGTAACCGGAACGCTCAATTTGCTCGAATGTTGCCGTCAGAAAGGCATCCGTAAATTTATTCTGGCATCAACATCGAGTGTTTATGGCGAAACAGAAACACCGTTTAACGTGGGAAATAAGACCGATACGCCGCTTTCGCCATACGCTGCGTCCAAAAAAGGTGCGGAAGCACTTTGCTATTCGTATCATTATCTCTATAAAATTGATGTGAGCATACCGCGATATTTTACCGTTTACGGGCCGGCGGGACGACCTGACATGTCTTATTTCAAGTTTCTATTGAAAATTGACCGGGGTTTGCCAATAGATATTTATGGTGATGGCAAACAAAAACGCGATTTTACTTTTGTAGATGATGTCGCGGAAGCAACTGTCCGCTGCCTCGATTTAAGCGGTTACAATATCTTCAATGTTGGCAACGATCGCCCGGTTGAACTGCACCAAATGATTACACTGCTCGAAAAATTGATGGGAAAATCCGCAAATAAAAACTACATGGACCGGCATCCGGCAGATAATCCGGTAACCTGGGCAAATTTGGACCAGACTCTCCAATTGCTCAACTGGCGTCCACAGGTGCCGTTGGAAGATGGGTTAAAAAAAGTTTGCGATTGGTTTGCAGAAAATAAAGTGTGGTTGAGGGAAATTGATTTAACAGATTGA
- a CDS encoding polysaccharide biosynthesis tyrosine autokinase: protein MMNINANGHRRGTGNSFVEPENEIKKYLRILRKRLWLILSVFVLVFAGWVGYVAMYDSQPLYTAETLLHFQDARKVGALDGDNGRRVNESRVTTLTTNKLMEQVVEELQLNLSVTTEGVDRNDLFRYVNVSFNSVDGQFKVLKSTDQIGKYSLLYTNPANGIEDKLLTTFAVEDTVRLANYSIAFALNSDFVKGLGQKFVEFKIRDTDRAISTLRNMIGQRWLDRRNMTYLEISATHSSPVMAAKVANTLATRFVEFDSRIKNRKSNEAEKNLKSQLDISKEELEIANQRLQVFREKNPDVIEGRVATSLATLEQGRATAQFKQNEIRQLIQQIRETEDFDEKSVRVRELVQYLLADGLPSGTAFDSEMRELTTARNEMYTKQFVSPAELRENEARFNALFNKIIDLATSHIDKLSTDVTVAEQNILNERGKLSALPRKERELTAFVRDQEVKQRLYEDILLRYNQAKLSNEVEVGDVFIMDEARIPPLQSSWKIVLQKSLLGLMLGIGLGIALAIVLEFFDKTVQTAEDLEGKLKFPVIGSIPVIYDENDIPDNVKDIKGKRDAKLITLDYSPTLESESYRDLRTKLLFLSQKQKLGSFVMTSLRPNEGKSLTCANLAITFAQQKISTLLIDADLRRGVLHNVFGNRKKPGLGDFLVSKATVDYENIKKLIQKTIIPNLHIITTGSPIPNPTEMLGSERMNALLNMLKQHYGMVILDTAPFQASSDAPILTRNVDGLVVVVRADYTNVEQLEQKLREYAQIQDSLLGLVLNMVKTDVKKERYQYSYYNY, encoded by the coding sequence ATGATGAATATTAATGCCAATGGGCACCGGCGGGGCACAGGTAACAGCTTTGTCGAGCCGGAAAATGAGATTAAAAAATATTTACGCATCCTCCGAAAGCGGCTGTGGCTCATACTGAGCGTTTTTGTGCTGGTTTTTGCAGGATGGGTTGGCTATGTGGCAATGTATGACAGCCAGCCATTATATACCGCAGAAACGTTGCTCCATTTTCAGGATGCCCGTAAAGTTGGCGCATTGGATGGTGATAACGGACGCCGGGTTAACGAAAGCCGGGTAACCACACTGACAACCAATAAGTTAATGGAACAAGTTGTTGAGGAGTTACAACTTAACCTTTCCGTTACTACAGAAGGTGTGGACCGTAATGACCTGTTCCGTTATGTGAACGTATCTTTTAATAGCGTTGACGGTCAATTTAAGGTGCTAAAAAGCACAGACCAAATTGGCAAATACAGTTTGCTGTATACCAACCCGGCAAATGGAATTGAAGACAAATTGCTCACAACTTTTGCCGTTGAGGATACGGTTCGGCTGGCGAATTACAGTATTGCATTTGCTTTGAACAGCGATTTTGTCAAAGGCTTAGGGCAAAAATTTGTTGAATTTAAAATTCGCGATACCGACCGGGCAATTTCCACATTGCGAAATATGATCGGGCAAAGGTGGCTGGACCGCAGAAATATGACCTATCTGGAAATTTCTGCCACTCATTCATCGCCCGTAATGGCTGCAAAAGTTGCTAATACATTAGCAACCCGGTTTGTTGAGTTCGATTCCAGAATCAAAAACCGCAAAAGCAACGAAGCAGAAAAAAACCTCAAAAGCCAATTGGATATTTCAAAAGAAGAGCTGGAAATAGCCAATCAAAGGTTACAGGTATTTCGCGAAAAAAATCCTGATGTAATCGAAGGACGTGTCGCGACATCTTTAGCCACATTGGAGCAAGGTCGTGCAACTGCGCAGTTTAAACAGAATGAAATCCGTCAGTTGATTCAGCAAATCAGAGAAACCGAAGATTTCGATGAAAAATCGGTGCGCGTTCGCGAGTTAGTGCAATATCTGCTGGCTGATGGTCTGCCATCCGGCACCGCTTTCGATTCCGAAATGCGTGAATTGACAACTGCACGCAATGAAATGTATACCAAACAATTTGTATCGCCGGCGGAGCTTCGCGAAAATGAAGCCCGATTCAATGCACTGTTTAATAAAATTATCGATTTGGCAACTTCGCATATCGATAAACTGAGCACAGATGTTACGGTTGCCGAACAAAATATTTTGAATGAACGCGGAAAACTCAGCGCTCTACCCAGAAAAGAACGCGAATTAACTGCATTCGTACGTGATCAGGAAGTCAAACAACGGCTATATGAAGATATTCTGTTGCGCTACAATCAGGCAAAACTCAGCAACGAAGTGGAAGTCGGTGATGTTTTCATTATGGATGAAGCCCGCATTCCGCCACTCCAAAGCAGCTGGAAAATTGTCCTCCAGAAATCGCTGTTGGGGCTTATGCTTGGTATAGGTTTGGGCATTGCCTTAGCTATTGTTCTGGAATTTTTTGATAAAACAGTGCAAACCGCCGAAGACCTCGAAGGGAAATTGAAATTTCCCGTTATCGGGAGTATTCCTGTGATTTACGATGAAAACGATATTCCGGACAACGTAAAAGATATCAAAGGAAAGCGAGATGCGAAGCTGATTACTCTGGATTATTCACCCACTTTGGAATCAGAATCGTATCGCGATTTGCGGACGAAACTCCTCTTTTTGAGCCAAAAACAAAAACTGGGCTCATTTGTAATGACCAGCTTGCGCCCGAACGAAGGTAAATCGTTAACTTGTGCAAATTTGGCTATAACTTTTGCTCAACAAAAAATCTCCACATTGTTGATAGATGCGGATTTACGTCGCGGTGTTTTACACAATGTTTTTGGTAATCGCAAAAAACCTGGTCTTGGTGATTTCCTCGTATCCAAAGCAACTGTGGATTATGAGAATATCAAAAAGTTGATCCAGAAAACGATTATCCCAAATTTACACATCATCACAACCGGTTCGCCGATCCCGAACCCCACCGAAATGTTGGGCTCCGAGCGAATGAATGCATTGTTGAATATGTTAAAGCAGCATTACGGAATGGTTATTTTAGATACTGCGCCATTTCAGGCGAGTTCGGATGCGCCAATTCTTACCCGGAATGTGGATGGATTGGTGGTGGTTGTTCGCGCAGATTACACGAATGTTGAACAACTTGAACAAAAATTGCGTGAATATGCGCAAATTCAGGATAGCTTGCTCGGTTTGGTTTTAAATATGGTGAAAACCGATGTCAAAAAAGAGCGTTATCAATACTCATATTACAACTACTAA